Proteins from one Rhodohalobacter mucosus genomic window:
- a CDS encoding response regulator transcription factor, translating to MQPKQTILLVEDEQEPAEMLANFLEMSDYRVLLARDGREALDIIDKEAGDIQVAVLDIMVPHVNGKEICRVIRKHPVLSDIPVIFLTAKDKEKDEIEGLELGADDYISKPASLKLVKAHIESLLRRQHPKNSKWIQHGSLYLDTAGKDLYSGNQRIDLTSTEYALTELFFQNPKRVYTRQEILEHISGDDRFVFDRTVDVHIKNLRLKLGEDADMIKTYRGMGYGMNRDLIN from the coding sequence ATGCAGCCGAAACAAACCATTCTATTAGTTGAAGATGAGCAGGAGCCGGCCGAAATGCTGGCCAATTTTCTGGAAATGAGCGACTACCGCGTGTTACTTGCGCGCGACGGCCGCGAGGCGCTGGATATCATCGATAAAGAGGCCGGCGACATCCAGGTTGCGGTGCTCGATATCATGGTTCCGCACGTAAACGGTAAGGAGATCTGCAGAGTGATTCGCAAACACCCCGTACTCAGCGATATTCCTGTCATTTTTCTTACGGCCAAAGACAAGGAGAAGGATGAAATAGAGGGGCTGGAACTTGGAGCCGATGATTACATATCCAAACCTGCCAGCCTGAAACTGGTGAAAGCGCATATCGAATCCCTGTTGCGGAGGCAGCATCCCAAAAACAGCAAATGGATCCAGCACGGATCTCTCTACCTGGATACGGCGGGCAAAGATCTCTATTCAGGCAATCAGCGCATCGACCTCACCTCCACGGAGTATGCGTTGACGGAGCTGTTTTTCCAGAACCCGAAAAGAGTGTACACCCGTCAGGAAATCCTGGAGCATATCAGCGGGGACGATCGCTTTGTATTTGACCGCACGGTGGATGTGCACATTAAGAATCTGAGGCTGAAACTGGGGGAAGATGCCGATATGATTAAAACGTACCGGGGAATGGGGTACGGAATGAACCGGGACCTGATCAATTAA
- a CDS encoding MIP/aquaporin family protein, translating to MQLKVDSGRYLLIELFFMQKYQAELIGVLFLTLAIGLTSSPLAIGLILGTLVYLFSDASGAHLNPAVSVACWARDEISTRQLWSYLMAQLSGAVPAVVFLWWFTGGTYAPMPESSVGTLRFIALELILSLLFVLTYLGMMYPPRRRKNPAFGFVIGLVFGACYMITIPITGMGLNPVTTTMFIVADTLNNGYSYYYLPVYLIAPLLGGLAAVFIYGRVISPGKDRS from the coding sequence GTGCAGCTCAAAGTAGATTCGGGTCGCTACCTGCTCATTGAACTGTTCTTCATGCAAAAATATCAGGCCGAGCTAATCGGGGTACTTTTTTTAACGCTTGCAATCGGACTCACATCCAGTCCTCTTGCCATCGGTTTGATTCTCGGCACCTTGGTCTATCTTTTTTCGGATGCTTCAGGTGCGCACCTGAATCCGGCCGTTTCTGTTGCCTGCTGGGCGAGGGATGAAATCAGCACGAGGCAGCTCTGGAGCTACCTGATGGCGCAGTTAAGCGGTGCAGTACCCGCTGTGGTCTTTTTATGGTGGTTTACAGGCGGTACCTATGCGCCGATGCCTGAAAGTTCTGTGGGTACACTTCGATTTATCGCGCTTGAGCTGATCCTCTCACTGTTATTTGTGCTGACGTACCTGGGCATGATGTATCCTCCGCGAAGGAGGAAAAATCCCGCATTCGGATTTGTCATCGGCCTTGTGTTTGGGGCCTGCTACATGATTACGATACCGATTACCGGCATGGGGCTGAATCCCGTTACCACCACCATGTTTATTGTTGCCGACACGCTGAACAACGGCTACTCCTACTACTATCTCCCCGTCTATCTGATTGCTCCTTTGCTGGGAGGGCTCGCAGCCGTTTTCATTTATGGACGTGTTATCAGCCCCGGGAAAGATCGAAGCTGA
- the hemH gene encoding ferrochelatase encodes MSMRIGVVLMNLGGPTHEDNVRIFLKNLFRDEDIIKLGGGVTQKAFSNVISKFRAPSVAEDYKEINGCPNGCTGNKHCFNRKNKVVSDCCSPINGLTEAQRRGLEKYFKKIMPGHEVKVYTCMRYWLPFADQVMDDMVEDGITHTVLMPLYPQFSWTTTGSSFRDWENVVKEKFPDGNKPWKEFHVKNYYHNESYLGAINARIDEALAEMDEETRKKTHFIFSAHGTPLLEVRSGDPYTVEIKETMEAVMARREEKNSYWLSFQSRVGPQKWTQPNTEDLVERHLEYGIKNFLMIPIAFVTDHIETLYELGVELVEDMEEEGFEFENYKVMNGLNDHPGYIRALAEETVNVLKHEISEGAVQWDQQSDAVPENGSARREKSAVKT; translated from the coding sequence ATGTCTATGCGTATTGGAGTAGTACTGATGAACCTCGGCGGTCCCACCCATGAGGACAATGTGAGAATTTTCCTCAAAAACCTCTTTCGGGACGAGGATATCATCAAGCTCGGAGGCGGGGTCACTCAAAAAGCTTTTTCGAATGTGATCTCCAAATTCCGTGCGCCAAGCGTGGCTGAAGATTACAAGGAAATTAACGGATGTCCGAACGGCTGTACAGGGAACAAGCACTGCTTTAACCGAAAGAATAAAGTTGTTTCTGACTGCTGCTCACCGATTAACGGATTGACAGAAGCGCAGAGAAGAGGCCTTGAAAAATATTTCAAAAAAATTATGCCCGGGCATGAGGTTAAAGTCTACACCTGTATGCGCTACTGGCTTCCATTTGCAGACCAAGTGATGGACGACATGGTGGAAGACGGTATTACTCATACAGTTTTGATGCCGCTCTATCCACAGTTTTCATGGACCACCACCGGAAGCAGCTTCCGCGACTGGGAAAATGTGGTGAAGGAGAAGTTTCCCGACGGCAACAAGCCCTGGAAGGAGTTTCATGTGAAGAACTACTACCATAATGAAAGCTACCTGGGAGCGATTAACGCGCGGATCGATGAAGCGCTTGCTGAGATGGATGAGGAAACCCGCAAAAAAACGCATTTCATTTTCAGTGCTCACGGAACACCCCTGCTGGAAGTACGAAGCGGTGATCCCTACACGGTCGAAATTAAAGAGACCATGGAAGCCGTGATGGCCCGCAGAGAGGAGAAAAATTCCTATTGGCTCAGTTTTCAGTCAAGAGTGGGTCCCCAGAAATGGACGCAACCCAATACTGAGGATCTGGTGGAGAGGCATCTCGAGTATGGAATCAAAAATTTTCTTATGATTCCGATCGCGTTCGTGACCGATCATATCGAGACGCTATACGAGCTCGGGGTGGAGCTCGTTGAGGATATGGAAGAGGAAGGTTTTGAGTTTGAGAACTACAAGGTGATGAATGGATTGAACGACCATCCGGGATATATCAGGGCGCTGGCCGAAGAGACCGTCAATGTCCTGAAGCATGAAATTTCCGAAGGGGCCGTTCAATGGGATCAGCAATCAGACGCCGTGCCCGAAAATGGCAGTGCACGTCGCGAAAAGTCAGCAGTTAAAACGTAA
- a CDS encoding sensor histidine kinase has protein sequence MSIRAKLAWTFILLLIFGITAISSYSILFIRNYLLEAGREQIINDSEWLAITIQNLQPGPGFDTNLNEAARTSGYRIAVYDEEGVLFAEVPYSAELQAAEVLSENILQMIADRESTYLPDSEGSERLETYRSLDADQNPAAYLKVSILKDRLYEPIKTIRWIIYSGMFISMGLVILVSILFSRYISRPILQLESAARDIAGGNVNRTLNLDRKDEFGDLAASLNRMAERFRSDNEEIKKLYEKQRQFFADITHEIRNPLHTIAGSLEMLQMQSLDPGKRDHYLQTAMRQTERINRLFKDLLTLQRYDSDSYFIEKKTFDLSEIIRHVVELYRDEARLKGLSLRYDEAPHTVHADPDKIEQVIENLVSNAVKYTAEGEIGIVVDEYEDSVSVAIRDTGIGISPEHLERLFDRFYRTDKARSRDKGGTGLGLAVVKSILNAHGTDIRVKSKPGEGSEFSFDLSRG, from the coding sequence ATGAGCATCCGCGCAAAACTGGCATGGACCTTCATTCTCTTGCTGATTTTCGGTATCACGGCCATTAGCAGCTACTCTATTCTCTTTATCAGAAATTATCTGCTGGAAGCGGGAAGAGAGCAGATTATCAACGATTCCGAGTGGCTTGCCATTACCATCCAGAACCTGCAGCCCGGCCCTGGCTTCGACACCAACCTGAATGAAGCCGCACGAACCTCCGGCTATCGCATCGCTGTGTACGATGAAGAGGGCGTACTCTTTGCCGAGGTTCCCTACAGCGCAGAGCTCCAGGCGGCAGAAGTTCTGAGCGAAAACATCCTTCAGATGATCGCCGACCGGGAAAGCACCTATCTGCCGGACTCAGAGGGCAGTGAGCGGCTCGAAACGTACCGAAGCCTGGATGCGGATCAGAATCCGGCCGCCTACCTGAAAGTGAGCATCCTGAAAGACCGCCTTTACGAGCCGATTAAAACGATCCGGTGGATTATATACAGCGGGATGTTTATCTCGATGGGGCTTGTAATCCTGGTAAGCATTCTTTTTTCCAGATACATCTCACGTCCCATACTGCAGCTCGAGTCGGCCGCCAGGGATATTGCGGGGGGAAACGTGAACCGTACGCTCAATCTCGACCGCAAGGACGAATTCGGTGATCTTGCCGCTTCCCTGAACAGGATGGCTGAACGTTTTCGCTCCGACAATGAAGAGATTAAAAAACTGTACGAAAAGCAGAGGCAGTTTTTTGCGGACATTACGCACGAAATACGTAACCCGCTGCACACCATTGCCGGCTCGCTTGAAATGCTTCAGATGCAGAGCCTGGATCCGGGCAAGCGTGATCACTACCTGCAAACGGCGATGCGCCAAACCGAACGAATTAATCGGCTGTTCAAGGATCTGCTCACACTTCAGCGGTACGATTCCGACAGCTATTTTATTGAAAAGAAAACATTCGACCTAAGTGAGATAATAAGGCATGTCGTTGAACTCTATCGCGACGAGGCGCGGCTGAAGGGCCTCTCACTACGATACGACGAAGCTCCGCATACCGTGCATGCCGACCCGGACAAAATTGAGCAGGTGATCGAAAACCTGGTTTCAAACGCCGTGAAATATACCGCTGAAGGAGAGATCGGCATTGTGGTCGATGAATATGAAGACAGCGTGAGCGTTGCGATACGCGATACCGGGATCGGAATATCACCTGAACACCTCGAACGGCTGTTCGACCGTTTTTATCGTACGGACAAGGCACGGTCAAGGGATAAGGGCGGCACGGGACTTGGTCTGGCTGTCGTGAAGAGCATCCTGAATGCTCATGGCACGGATATCAGAGTAAAAAGCAAACCGGGCGAGGGCAGCGAATTCAGCTTCGATCTTTCCCGGGGCTGA